In the genome of Ananas comosus cultivar F153 linkage group 11, ASM154086v1, whole genome shotgun sequence, one region contains:
- the LOC109717635 gene encoding kelch-like protein 21 — MGSLPGRRPTNTNFRIYACFCRRGSPLSTQLESYDPSNHTWRRIGPIPGIPETSVLKGFALISLGDCVYVIGGRLCQRSEPGRDGDADVDPVEVDVAVRTEVLRYNIRTEEWSSCAQLIAPRFDFACAACDGKIYAAGGQCMLSAVSGAHRWTATAEVYDPSRDQWAALPDMSTPRYKCVAVTWEGRFHVVGGFTPERECLAGLLERSSAEAYDEGRSKWDLIPGMWQLDVPPNQIAAVGGRLLSSGDCLNTWKGQVEAYDGKLKIWNIVERSQRPDLSSLLITHDAACDDQEGPSRPSRRLNYLTLAPVGTRLYFLAGYQRSSAGCSYIWAVHTFDTEPDDQTGEPWTSFEPTEEDVDKELCSHCCVAQL, encoded by the exons ATGGGTTCGCTTCCCGGCCGTCGTCCTACTAACACCAACTTCAGGATATACGCGTGCTTTTGCCGTAGAGGATCCCCGTTATCCACGCAGCTGGAGAGTTACGACCCCTCCAATCACACGTGGCGCCGCATCGGTCCGATCCCCGGGATCCCCGAGACGAGCGTTCTCAAGGGCTTCGCTCTCATCTCCCTCGGGGACTGCGTTTACGTCATCGGCGGCAGGCTTTGCCAGAGATCAGAGCCCGGCCGCGACGGCGATGCAGACGTCGATCCGGTTGAGGTGGATGTCGCCGTCAGAACCGAGGTTCTcag GTATAACATCCGCACGGAGGAGTGGTCGTCATGCGCTCAGCTCATCGCTCCGCGGTTCGACTTCGCATGCGCGGCGTGCGACGGGAAGATCTACGCGGCCGGCGGGCAGTGCATGCTGTCGGCAGTGTCGGGTGCCCACAGATGGACGGCGACTGCGGAGGTGTACGACCCTTCTCGGGACCAATGGGCCGCTCTTCCCGACATGAGCACCCCGAGGTACAAGTGCGTCGCGGTCACGTGGGAGGGGCGGTTCCACGTGGTGGGCGGGTTCACGCCGGAGCGGGAATGCTTGGCGGGATTGTTGGAGCGGAGCTCCGCGGAGGCGTACGACGAGGGGCGAAGCAAGTGGGATCTGATCCCGGGGATGTGGCAGCTGGACGTGCCGCCCAACCAGATCGCGGCGGTCGGGGGGCGGCTGCTCAGCTCCGGGGACTGCCTGAACACGTGGAAGGGTCAAGTCGAGGCGTACGACGGCAAGCTCAAGATTTGGAACATCGTGGAGCGCTCACAGCGCCCCGACCTGTCGTCGCTCCTCATCACTCACGACGCTGCTTGTGATGATCAGGAAGGGCCCTCCAGGCCGTCGCGGAGGCTCAACTACCTGACCTTGGCGCCCGTCGGGACGCGGCTATACTTCCTGGCAGGATACCAAAGATCATCGGCCGGCTGCAGCTATATTTGGGCAGTCCACACCTTCGACACCGAACCGGATGATCAGACAGGAGAACCATGGACGAGCTTCGAGCCCACGGAGGAAGATGTTGATAAAGAATTGTGCAGCCATTGTTGTGTGGCGCAGCTTTAA